gtataAGTCAATATAAGTATTCTAAATCCTTGCGTGGTATTTTCTAGAATTCTGGAGATTATAAAGTTAATATTTGCATTGAAAGGGACGGAATTTTATAAGGTACAATATCTTGTTTCttccaattaattttttttcaaaagttTAATTGATTATAACCCAAAACTTTCTTAATAGTATATTTCAATTTTGAGAAGGTTGTGAAAATTTCGATATATAACAAAAATATGATTTGGGATTAAATAAGGtgtgaataaaattttaaaaatatatttactatcttgttttcatcaaataatctatttaaatgatatttatattttgatttacatattttttaaaattttaaatttatattaatttttaaaaaatatcagcGCCATGACCGTTCCGTGAAATGTCATGATAACTGGAACGGTGACTTCCGCGACGATATCTGCGATTGCGATTACGAACCATGTATATGAGTCAAAAGTCTCTTGGTTTGATGACATGGCTATTTCATATcttgaagaaaattttttatttgaaatacaatgcatttcaaataaaatagatgAAATACTCTCTATAAAAATATATAGGGATATTGATTTTCTTGATCATAATTTTGTATATACATTTGGAGGCGTGGTTGATAGTGATTGATAAGGAGTTGGAAAAATTTCATACGTGGAGGCTTATGATTGGGCGTACGACTttcatttgtttattttttaatttccaattatATGAATTTCTCTTTTATGTCGTCATTCATTCGTTTTTTGGCTGCAttccaaaataattattgaattttgtcGGCCGATATCGACGTCACAGTCTATCGCAAATATTTTTATCACGTGTATATGATTATTTTGCTAAAAAAAGTGGGTTTCTCTCTGTTttaaatacacttaaaaaaacaataaatagcAATTTGAAGGTGTGATTTTATTGTTTAGAATTCGagtttaaatattaaaaaaattcattattttattaaatataaatgttCTTATTATAAAAAGTTCACCCaccaaaaacaaaattttaatagtactcacgaatctttatcatctgtgagacatgtcaatcctatcgatattgacaataaaaattaatattcttagtataaaaagtaatattttttcatggatgacccaaataagatatccataTCACAAAATACTATTCGTAATACCTTCTCacgcaagtttttgtcaaattttaaattaagcAGGTCGAAGATCTTTAATGATTTCGTGCTCCAAGTTGAAGATTCTTGTCCATCGAgcgtataaaatataattaacttTATATTATGTTTAGCTCAGAAAACATAACTATATATTTCACATTGAAAACGTTTATTTTGACACTGTGatttcatcaatattcaatatgcactgaaaagataaacattagtcaaaaattataaatatgaatactttagcataaaaaataatactttttttatggatgatccaaataagagatacgtcTCATCAATActacccgtgagaccgtttcacacaagtttttgacttatattttaaagaaagtATTACCACTTACCAATTATCAATAAAGCAAATGGCGTCGTTTAAtttacatattatataatatgatcgTCGTTTAAAGAAAGTATTACCACTTACCAATTATCAAAGAATTTATCATCACTTGGGCTCAACTTGGAATTCATGACAAACCGGTATGTTGCATTTCCTTCGGGACGTCtcttaaaaaaaaacaagaaaacaaTAGTTTATTAgcgatttgatatatattttttatacggCGAGGatggaaaaattattaatataaacaaaattttaCCACTTTAGATTTTATTTCAATACGACAATCATAATGACTCCACTGGCGAAATGTAACCCTCAAAAGTCAAAACCAAATTGGCATGCATGATTAATATTGCATTGTCATTCATCCACATATGTATTTCCTCgatttcaaattctttgaaCCATTCTTCACTATTGTTTAGTAAAAACACGATACTTTTGTGTTCCGATACATGACGGTGTTACACCCACGTTGGCACGGGAGATAGTGCAACAATTGGGCTACACACCAAAATCAGAACTCGCTCGTTAACCCAATTATATAATACTCGGAAATCTTCAAACGATGATATATAATGCAATTTATCCACCTTCCTAACCCATGGCCACTCTCTCCCCATCGAGGATCAAAACAACATAAAGTGAATTAGTGGTAAAAGGAATGAAATGATTAATTGCATAGTTTTCGCTAAATGTACACTgtttgaaaaataattcatgaacCAATCAACCAAAAAATCCAAATAACAAGAGCAATGGTGGTGACACGTTAAAGGCAAAATTCTCTCGCccattataattattatatatactaGTAAAAGATGCACACACGTTAcatgttttattattatttttaatttgatcaaataatactaaacaattaacacgaaattattttcaatttagaagagTTTTTCGATTTAAAAgagaaattttgtttaaatttttttctatgtAAAATATGTAATGACTTGAGGATGTTTTTAGTAGGGTAAGAAgggtaattatgaaattaaatattttgatgtcatctaaaatagttattttaagggtctcacacttaataatataataatataaatagtaTAGATTTAGGCAAAAACTTTTGTGAGATAGTCTCACGGGCCGTATTTTTTgaaacatatatcttatttgggtcatccatgaaaaaatattactttttatgctaagagtattactttttattgtgaatatcgataaggttgactcgtctcacagataaagattcgtgagaccgtctcacaagagacctactcatagaTACATATGTTTGCGAACAAATTAAGTGCATTAATTTAAGATGAAGTGAAAAAAATTTAGTGGGTAGCTCAACAAACAGCATTAAATCCCCATGGGTTAAAAAAGGGAATATTGTGCTAAATTTGGAGAGGTTTggttattaattaaattttggaCTCCTTACTTACTGAAAAGAGCAATTGTACGTTATCCTCCTAGGTAATGTTGTGGACCATAcgtttaaataatatataagtGAATATTTAACCGATAATTAAAAATTTGATTCTTTctacaaataatttttttgacaaaTTTATGACATAGATAATGATTTATTTGACTAACATGATTTGCtagttattatattaattagaAATTTAGTTAATATCTATCGAAAAGTAAATACGATGAATTCACGCGTAGACAAAAATCAAGTCTTCGAACTTATTATTCGAGCAAAACAAACATTCTCAGTCAAACGACCACATTTTTTCTATGATTATGTTTCGTTCGTTATAATTGAAAGGCTTATGATTTCCCGGCTGATTCTTGACAACGGTGAGTTTCCCCCACGTGTTTTAGACCATTTTTGTGCGTAGAATTGGGAGTGATTTGAAGAGGATTCTTTTGGTCGTTATCATTTGGTGATCATTGTTTTTTTGTTAACGTGAAGGAATCTCCCTTCAGATTTTCCAGGATCTATGTCTTTTTAGTTGTGTGATCTCCTTCCCAGATTCGATGTTCTGGCAATTTCCGTATTCATGTACACACGACCTGATGTCAGTTTAATCGAAAATACGTTCACTCTTTTAAAAacctgtatttttttttatagagtTCGATAACGAGTCATATATCGTAGCTCTTGCCCTGCCCACGAAGGAGAATTATTCGTATTTTGTTCATACACATAACTATACTAAATCTTTCAACCGGTTTAACAGgtaaaggaaaatttttaataaataatatctcttgaatttatttaatgaaaaattctTTTTGAATAACTCAGAAAAACTACAAAATTCAGTTCTATTTCTTGTCTGCTTCATTGCAATCTTCATGTTCTGCTCTGCCAAAGTACCTGTAATACACATACTGTAATATTATCTGTCACCTGTAATTAAGGAGTAACCTCTCTTTTTCCCCTTTTGTTTTGAGAGAAAATGTTAGGAGTACTAGAATATGAAAGGATACAAATAAGTCCAGCAGTACGCATACGACAGCATCTAGCAACCATGGCAAGTTTGCCTTGATTTTATGCCAAGCTGTTGACCTAACAAGAATGCTGCATCATATTTACCAAATGCACAGACATTAAAAACATTGCAAAGGTTACAAATCTCGGCATCGATAAATTGAAAAAGAAATTCCAATTTCGAGCTTAAGTTTCTTAAGTTCGCCCCTGGAGATGGTGTACCTGGCGACGTAAGTAGCGTTAGCAGCAAGTGCAAAGACAAACATGAAAGGATTCAAGCCCTGAGATATTAGATCCCTTGAGTCCTTCAATTCATTTCTCAAGAAAACTTGGAAAAAAACACAAACAAAAAGGTAAGAATCAGTTACCTCAACACTTCCCCTTTTAATCTGCTCAATCAGAAAGGAAAAAACACAAGTCAGATACCCCCCATAAAAAAAGGGAAAAATGAATTGAACAATCTGTATTGCCGGAGTTTCGAAGGGATCATCGACTTGAGCTAAAGTTATATACTAACACTCACATTTAGCCATATTTGAGGCAGTCTACCACCCATGTAAATGGCAGCCATCATCCATCCCAATGACTGCCCTAACACGGTTTCTGATCCACCTTCCTGCAATAGAAACATCCTTGCTTTTAATCCGGAGCAAAGGAAATGAATTCATTAATCTACAAATCGTTACCTGCAACAATTTCCTCCCGGTTAATCCGACACAAACTTGCATCAAAGCATTGGTTTCCGGTGTCAGGCTGATCGATGTAGCTAAAAATGCCCCGTATCCAGCCTGATATAGCACAATGCACAGTAATGATAAGGAAATACAATTTTTGTTCTTCTCACATCAACTCCATTTCGATCAATTCCTACAAATACTCTATCACCATTGAATTATATTCTATCCCCACGTACAAtacttcaaattttaaatttacctAATCAAATTATTTCTCCTATAATttccaaaaacaaaaaaacaaaacaaaaaaacaaaaacaaaacaaaacaaaactagCATGATCATAACCACTGGACTAGTCATTTGACCACTAGAATGATCATCTCATGTTACACgcatattaaattttttgtgtttgataattttgttgtaaaaaatatatattattttattaggaTACGATACTTATAGAATAGTGATTAGATAAGATTAATGAGTAGTTTAAACTTTTAGATAAATTAGAGATAAgctgaagaaaaaaatcgaaaaagaCCAAGAAGATATACAAAAATTACTAATAAACTTATATTAGTAAAATTAACTAACAATACATGTTATTAAAACCACTCAACTTCAAAGTTATCTCGAGTGAATGCAACACAAACAGAATCATTcctataaaattaaaaaaatgaggAACTACACGACATTTTCCAGGCTGTAAACAAGTGACAAGAAAGATCCAAATCCATTACATGTCTATGTTAGAATATTAGATTAACACGTTGAAAATGGACAACAGAAacatcccatttccactctatTCGATCAGAACGATATAATAAACAAGAACACTCACAGATCTCGGGATTCCCTTGGGTTTGCTGGAATATTTCTGGGGTGTAATTTGAGCATTCTCGTCATCTGAAGACGAGTCGTGCTCAAGCCCCACAGCAGAAGGACCACTCCTCACCGGGCGGAGATGAGATCGGACGGGCGGAGTTGTGCTACTGGCCATTGATCTCGCTGACCTGCAAAAGAGTATATTGTTGgtatcaaataaaaatttaaacttgggAAAAAATTATGATACAGGGATGAATAATAAACCGACATATAGTAATAGACTTCTCTTGGGGCAGAAGCTCGGCTTTTGCCAGGTATTGGGATGGCGGAATCTGATTGTCTAGTTGGTTTCAAAGGCTTTTTCAAGTCTTCAACCTACATACAAGATTTAAGTCGATATCTGTTCTTTAAATGATTGAGAAGCAGAATATTTGAAGCACTatttttttcaaagaaattGGAAAAACCTCTTGGTTTGATTTCTTTACGGATCTTTTCTTCCATTTCTTGAAGTGATCATAGTATATGCTTTGCAGCACTAAGATTACTGTGCTTATTGTATAAAGCTGTTTGACAATTCCGATCAACGGGGAAAGAAGAAAACTTCAGAGCTTGGAAaatgattatatcatatataacatatataaaatattatgaatgtttACAGTATTAAATTAAACATTACATCTACGCAAAGAGTTATTTTTCTTACCGCTGCTGTGTATAACTGGGTTGGCAACTGCATCAcccaaatatataattattacaatcaaaACATATGAGGAAAACCTTGCATACATTTAGCACAAATAGAACACACCGTTGCTGGTTCAAGAAGGCAACCCACTAAGTTGAATATGTCGCTGCCAAAAATATTCAAACAAAAGTGAAAAGACGCAATATGAAACTGAAAAAACTAAAAAAGAAGAACCCAGAAATTTAATCACGAATAATATGTTTCTGGGAGCTCATGAGTATAATATAGAATAAATTAACTAACCCAGCAACCCAAGTGAGAAGAAACATAAGAGAAACTCCATGGCCGGATTTGGAGCGAAAATTAGTGATGATTTGTGGGATTTCTGCAACTCCCCAAAACACAAGGCTCATTAGCCCAAAACTGAACGAGAATTCGTCTTTTACGTTGCATAGGCAATCGTTGAGGAATCTTTCCACCCAATAAATGCATGGCTTTTGCTCTTCTACGCAATAACCTGACACCGTATTTCGCAGCAGATACTTCATGTTTTCCTCTCTTTGTTGGCCGAGTGACAACGGCGGAGACGAAAGTGTAGTAAATGTGAAGAATATTGAAGCTCACAGCTTAATTAAGTACTTTGAGGGATCCGACAGGAGGTGACACTTGTGTGTTGTACGTGGAGTCACTTCATTGCATATTcagacattgatttataccgaGTAAATGTTATTTTCAAAGACGTGATCTGATCAATAATAGACGATGCCATTCCCACTCCATGCATTATTGaggaattattttattaaaaatacacggtgtgaataataataatatgatgGTTCATCTTGGTAGAAGAATGTATTACCGTGtgattatatatatgtgtatatatatatgtatatatatatatatacacatatgaTTGCTTACTCATGCCAAATAAACAATGAATGTTTCATCGGGTGAACACACTCGGTGGAGCTTAACATTTCTCTgctagacaaaaatttgtgtgaaacggtttcaggaatcgtattttatgatatgaatcttttatttgggtcatccatgaaaaagtattactttttaatgCTAAGAGTACTTttaattgtgaatatcggtaggattgacatgtctcacatataaagattcgtgagaccatttcACAAAATGTTGGTCTCACGTgcgaaatttgagataataaaacccgaaaataaagaataaactggacaccgagatttacatGGAAAAACCCTAAAAaatattagggtaaaaaccacaggcaagatgaaaagaatttcactataatattttgtggtgtacaactcactcactgtgttttcaaatagaacacacactctcttaatacaggagaacaaaacacctcacaaatattatagaactaagctcTCAAAtacttataagatgagagaaaactcgaaaaatGGATAATTTCAGAATGAAAGGGGGAGCTCaatttatagagccccttgtcagtgtgaatacgcgttaaaaacgcgtatGAACATTCCTCTTcaaatttgattcaaatttgcCAACTGTCCCTTTCATCCATTTAATACACGTTTTTCTTGACTGGCccattttctttgaaaaaatcttgccgacatttctcccacttcgaaatttgattgagaatcaaacacatctccacacatcttttcaatcttgtcattccctgctgcttacgtttctgctagaccacttgaggatctacaccactcaaacttatcagtgttcactggtttggtcagaaaatcagctatgttttCTTTCGTATGAATCTTCTGCATATCTacgcttccttcttctactacttcccgcacaaagtgaaattgtactccaatgtgtttcgtcctggaatgaaaggctggattccttgcgatgtgcaaggcactctgactgtcacaaaacaaaagaacatTCTCTTGTCTGCgtccgatctcctccaataaccttttaatccatattgcctccttgcaagcttgaatagctgccatgtattctgcctctgttgtagataacgccacaactgtctgcagttttgaaacccatcttactgctccccctgcaagtgtaaacacataaccagtagtagatttcctcttatcaggatcacctgcataatctgaatcgacatagccactgagtgtaaaatctgatcctccataacataatgcagcattagagatacccttaatgtatctaaggattcTCTTAACAGTGCttcaatgctctcgtccaggattcgccatataccgattaattgctcccactgcttgagcaatgtccgatcttgtacagatcatggcgaacatcaaacttctcaCTGCTAATgtatatggtactcgagacatctccatcctctctgcttcactgctaggacacatctcggaggataacttgaagttaacaggaagaggggtcgaaattgacttactatcttgcatgttgaagcgttgcaagagtttcttcaaataatttttatgagaaagccaaatctttctgttgcTTCTGTCTcgatgaacttgcatccctagaatcttgtttgctggtcccaaatccttcatatcaaattccctagccaactgtgcctttaatccttggacctgatctttgttggggcctgctaccaacatgtcgtccacatacagcAGCAAAATGATGTAATCATCACCggacctcttgaaatacgtacaagggtctgcactcaatctgttgtatccaaggctcatgatataggaatcaaatctcttgtaccaactcCTCGGCGcatgtttgagaccgtacagagatttgctcaacctgcaaaccaagttctctttgccttttcccgcaaaaccttctggctggagcatatagatttcttcttcaagatctccatgaagaaatacCGTTtttacatctagctgttctagatgtaggtcaaacaccgcacacaatgccaacactactctgactgttgtaagctgaaccacaggagaaaatatctcattgaagtcaatgccttctttctgagcatatccttttaccaccaacctagcacgataccgttccacttggttattgccatcacgcttgatcttatagacccatctgtttccaatggctttcctccctcgtggtagtgtaacaagatcccatgTTTTATTTCTatctaatgcctccaactcttcttgcattgctatcatacacagggatacatccgagctttgagtagcctcgtggaaactcgatggctcaccatcatctgataatagacaat
This sequence is a window from Primulina tabacum isolate GXHZ01 chromosome 17, ASM2559414v2, whole genome shotgun sequence. Protein-coding genes within it:
- the LOC142531150 gene encoding vacuolar lysine transporter YPQ1-like isoform X2, which gives rise to MKYLLRNTVSGYCVEEQKPCIYWVERFLNDCLCNVKDEFSFSFGLMSLVFWGVAEIPQIITNFRSKSGHGVSLMFLLTWVAGDIFNLVGCLLEPATLPTQLYTAALYTISTVILVLQSIYYDHFKKWKKRSVKKSNQEVEDLKKPLKPTRQSDSAIPIPGKSRASAPREVYYYMSARSMASSTTPPVRSHLRPVRSGPSAVGLEHDSSSDDENAQITPQKYSSKPKGIPRSAGYGAFLATSISLTPETNALMQVCVGLTGRKLLQEGGSETVLGQSLGWMMAAIYMGGRLPQIWLNIKRGSVEGLNPFMFVFALAANATYVARSTAWHKIKANLPWLLDAVVCVLLDLFIILQYVYYRYFGRAEHEDCNEADKK
- the LOC142531150 gene encoding vacuolar lysine transporter YPQ1-like isoform X1, with translation MKYLLRNTVSGYCVEEQKPCIYWVERFLNDCLCNVKDEFSFSFGLMSLVFWGVAEIPQIITNFRSKSGHGVSLMFLLTWVAGDIFNLVGCLLEPATLPTQLYTAALYTISTVILVLQSIYYDHFKKWKKRSVKKSNQEVEDLKKPLKPTRQSDSAIPIPGKSRASAPREVYYYMSARSMASSTTPPVRSHLRPVRSGPSAVGLEHDSSSDDENAQITPQKYSSKPKGIPRSAGYGAFLATSISLTPETNALMQVCVGLTGRKLLQEGGSETVLGQSLGWMMAAIYMGGRLPQIWLNIKRGSVEGLNPFMFVFALAANATYVASILVRSTAWHKIKANLPWLLDAVVCVLLDLFIILQYVYYRYFGRAEHEDCNEADKK